A part of Thermocrinis albus DSM 14484 genomic DNA contains:
- the alr gene encoding alanine racemase translates to MRILLEINRDALLQNVKRINTFTGKKLIAVVKANAYGVGATLIASLLEPLEEVAAFAVACVEEGVELREAGVKKPILVLGGVLPEELEELVRWNLTPVVSHPSHLKALEGSFVKFHVKYDTGMGRLGFLEEIIQDRRVEGVMTHLSHPADRSFTLKQIETFRKIVSHYRGVKWVHLESSAGLIYRVDYATHVRVGLALYGEKPLSSYPIELSPALSLKARIISVKVLPAGHRVSYGDSCVLKRDTRVGVVAIGYADGLLKSLSGKARFYYRGVPVPLLGNITMDMTMVDLSSVEAEVGDWVEIVGPHQSFTQLAKEAGTIPYELMSLLSRRVHRVFA, encoded by the coding sequence ATGCGCATTCTTCTGGAGATAAACAGAGATGCCCTTTTACAGAACGTAAAGAGGATAAACACCTTCACCGGTAAAAAACTGATAGCGGTGGTAAAGGCCAACGCCTACGGCGTAGGAGCAACTCTGATAGCATCTCTTTTAGAACCTCTTGAGGAAGTAGCCGCTTTTGCGGTAGCCTGCGTAGAGGAGGGGGTAGAACTGAGAGAGGCTGGTGTGAAAAAACCCATTCTGGTGCTGGGAGGTGTTCTCCCAGAGGAGCTGGAGGAACTCGTAAGATGGAACCTCACTCCCGTAGTGTCCCATCCCTCCCATCTGAAAGCTTTAGAAGGGAGCTTCGTTAAGTTTCACGTCAAGTACGATACGGGGATGGGACGGTTGGGTTTTCTGGAGGAAATTATTCAGGACCGTAGAGTGGAAGGAGTTATGACTCATCTTTCTCATCCTGCCGACAGATCTTTTACTTTAAAACAGATAGAAACCTTCAGAAAGATAGTGAGTCATTACAGAGGAGTAAAATGGGTGCATCTGGAAAGTTCTGCTGGGTTAATTTACCGCGTAGATTACGCCACCCACGTGAGGGTAGGTCTTGCCCTTTACGGTGAAAAACCTCTTTCCTCTTACCCCATAGAGCTGTCTCCAGCTCTATCCCTAAAGGCCCGTATCATCTCGGTGAAGGTGTTGCCTGCAGGACACCGGGTGTCTTATGGTGATAGCTGTGTACTGAAGAGGGACACTCGCGTAGGAGTTGTGGCCATAGGCTACGCAGACGGCCTTCTTAAGAGTCTCTCAGGGAAAGCCCGCTTTTATTACAGAGGTGTTCCTGTCCCCCTTCTGGGAAACATCACCATGGACATGACCATGGTGGATCTCTCCTCTGTGGAAGCAGAAGTAGGTGACTGGGTGGAGATAGTAGGACCCCACCAGAGCTTTACTCAGTTGGCAAAAGAAGCAGG
- a CDS encoding M48 family metalloprotease — protein MRALLSFILLFLFSCAQVSSSFTLLPEEEEIRIGKAYVPLAIEEMDGLYPDPQVQRYVSEVGMRLARHTERNLPYSFYVVNSDQVNAFALPGGPIMITRGLLMRLEKESELAGVLGHELGHLNARHHARFMEKMVAMNLLLQIGSVFLQDKAYGPLLVRFGEIGAQLMSLKFSRDQEREADRYGVIYAIRAGYDPNGLIGTFRILEKVGGDERVEWLSTHPLPKTRIEETKDLIRSLRPSGTLVDDTEEFQKIKRSLLATKPSFDAFAEGKKYYQKGDLRTALLYMERAIRLYDRNYMARVYAGMILARMGRGKDALSYVERAYREMPQVFSTNYAYGYVLFITGDYPRSVNYLRRARDLIPSYPDTYYYLGRCYEAMGDSERAVENYRTALQLAGGERPWVYDAQERLRRCSRGC, from the coding sequence ATGAGGGCTCTTTTGAGTTTTATCCTTCTTTTCCTCTTTTCGTGTGCTCAGGTTTCTTCCTCCTTTACCCTCCTGCCTGAGGAGGAGGAGATACGCATAGGAAAAGCATACGTGCCTCTGGCTATAGAGGAGATGGACGGTCTGTATCCGGACCCTCAGGTGCAAAGGTACGTGTCGGAAGTGGGTATGAGGCTGGCAAGACACACCGAAAGGAACCTACCTTACAGTTTTTACGTGGTGAACTCTGATCAGGTAAACGCCTTTGCTTTGCCCGGTGGACCCATTATGATAACGCGGGGACTTTTGATGCGCCTGGAAAAGGAGAGTGAGCTGGCGGGTGTGTTGGGACACGAGCTGGGCCACCTCAACGCTCGACATCACGCTCGCTTTATGGAAAAAATGGTGGCCATGAATCTGCTTTTACAGATAGGTTCAGTATTTCTTCAGGATAAAGCTTACGGCCCTCTCTTGGTACGCTTTGGGGAGATAGGAGCCCAGCTTATGAGTCTTAAGTTCAGCAGGGATCAAGAGAGGGAGGCAGACAGATACGGTGTCATCTATGCCATCAGAGCAGGTTATGATCCCAACGGTCTTATAGGCACCTTTCGCATCTTAGAAAAGGTGGGTGGTGATGAGAGGGTAGAGTGGCTCTCCACCCATCCCCTTCCCAAGACGCGCATTGAAGAAACTAAAGATCTAATAAGATCGCTAAGGCCAAGCGGTACTTTGGTGGACGACACCGAGGAGTTTCAGAAGATAAAGAGGTCCCTCCTTGCCACAAAACCCTCCTTTGATGCCTTTGCGGAAGGAAAGAAGTACTACCAAAAAGGTGACTTGAGAACAGCACTCCTCTACATGGAGAGGGCCATAAGACTCTATGACAGAAACTATATGGCCAGAGTGTACGCAGGTATGATACTGGCCCGTATGGGAAGAGGGAAAGATGCCCTCTCTTACGTAGAAAGAGCTTACAGAGAAATGCCTCAAGTCTTTTCCACCAACTACGCCTACGGTTATGTCCTCTTTATAACAGGTGATTATCCTAGAAGCGTAAATTACCTGAGAAGAGCCAGAGATCTCATACCCAGCTATCCAGACACTTACTACTACCTGGGTAGGTGTTACGAAGCTATGGGAGATAGTGAGAGAGCTGTGGAAAACTACAGAACGGCCCTTCAGCTGGCGGGAGGTGAAAGACCATGGGTTTACGATGCCCAAGAGAGACTCAGAAGATGCTCAAGGGGTTGCTAA
- a CDS encoding HesB/IscA family protein: MQKVSFNFYATEKAVQEVLRIAQENGITEPILRIRVVPGGCSGFQYAMGFDDTVEEGDHVFEFGGLKIAIDQFSMPYVNNAELDYVVDFMGGGFTIRNPNVTGSCGCGNSFSCG; encoded by the coding sequence ATGCAGAAGGTAAGCTTTAACTTTTACGCCACCGAGAAGGCTGTGCAGGAAGTTCTCAGGATAGCACAGGAGAATGGAATAACCGAACCTATCCTGAGGATAAGGGTTGTTCCCGGAGGATGCTCCGGATTCCAGTACGCCATGGGTTTTGACGACACGGTAGAGGAGGGTGACCACGTTTTTGAGTTCGGTGGTCTGAAGATAGCTATAGATCAGTTCTCTATGCCTTACGTCAACAACGCCGAGCTGGACTACGTGGTGGACTTTATGGGAGGTGGTTTCACCATAAGGAACCCCAACGTGACGGGATCCTGCGGTTGCGGCAACTCCTTCTCCTGCGGCTGA
- the ybeY gene encoding rRNA maturation RNase YbeY — translation MERGRVRRRWLKALLLKALDLLHLKKVELSLYITTDQVIRELNREYRGKDKPTDVLSFPIGEKVGSFTLLGDIVISWDTAKKQAKEYGHSTEEEIKRLALHGLVHLLGYDHELGGEEERKFFSLENYLLSELSHIAPWSWGANFLKRKNS, via the coding sequence GTGGAGAGAGGAAGAGTAAGAAGAAGGTGGTTAAAGGCTCTACTGCTGAAGGCTCTTGACCTTCTCCACCTTAAGAAGGTGGAGCTGAGCCTTTACATCACCACAGATCAGGTGATAAGAGAACTCAACAGGGAGTATAGGGGAAAGGATAAACCCACCGACGTGCTTTCTTTTCCCATAGGGGAAAAGGTGGGTTCCTTTACCCTCTTGGGAGACATAGTGATATCCTGGGACACCGCTAAAAAACAGGCAAAGGAGTACGGACACTCCACCGAGGAGGAGATAAAGAGACTTGCTTTACACGGTCTTGTACACCTTTTGGGTTACGATCACGAACTGGGTGGTGAGGAGGAGAGAAAATTCTTCTCCTTAGAGAACTATCTTCTCTCTGAGCTTTCTCATATTGCACCGTGGAGTTGGGGGGCTAATTTTTTGAAAAGGAAAAACTCTTAA
- a CDS encoding PhoH family protein: MEERIDLGSFDERFYAIVGRGDENLKQFSQLFGVKVTARGTEVIIKGEEEKVRALADFIRTIMREIKTTPMTAQEVRERAKALLKARPQETTPQTQEEVILVTHRKKAIVPKTPTQKLYVQAIREKDIVFGVGPAGTGKTYLAMAMALAHIKEGKVNKIILTRPAIEAGEKLGFLPGGIAEKVDPYLRPLYDALYDMVDYDKATYMLERNVIEIAPLAFMRGRTLNDAFIILDEAQNATRDQMKMFLTRIGFGSKVVITGDITQIDLPKKEESGLVEAIKVLQGIEEIAFVWFSQEDVVRHPIVARIIRAYEEYEKQSSSESGERKSKKKVVKGSTAEGS, encoded by the coding sequence GTGGAAGAGAGGATAGACTTAGGAAGTTTCGACGAGAGGTTTTACGCTATAGTAGGCAGAGGCGACGAGAATCTAAAGCAGTTTTCCCAGCTCTTCGGTGTTAAAGTGACGGCAAGAGGCACCGAGGTCATCATAAAGGGGGAGGAGGAGAAAGTAAGGGCGCTTGCCGACTTTATAAGAACCATCATGAGGGAGATAAAGACCACACCCATGACGGCACAGGAAGTAAGAGAAAGAGCGAAGGCTCTGTTGAAAGCACGTCCTCAAGAAACAACACCTCAGACCCAGGAAGAAGTTATCTTGGTAACTCACAGGAAAAAGGCCATAGTTCCCAAGACACCCACCCAGAAGTTGTACGTACAAGCGATAAGGGAGAAGGACATAGTGTTCGGTGTGGGTCCGGCAGGTACCGGTAAGACCTATCTGGCTATGGCTATGGCGCTGGCTCATATAAAGGAGGGTAAGGTCAACAAGATAATCCTCACAAGGCCAGCCATAGAAGCGGGTGAGAAGCTGGGTTTTCTACCGGGGGGTATAGCGGAGAAGGTAGATCCTTACCTAAGACCCCTCTACGATGCCCTCTATGATATGGTGGATTACGACAAAGCTACTTATATGCTGGAGAGGAACGTTATAGAGATAGCACCTCTGGCCTTCATGCGGGGTAGGACCCTCAACGATGCCTTTATAATACTGGACGAAGCTCAGAACGCTACAAGAGATCAGATGAAGATGTTCCTCACCCGTATAGGTTTCGGCTCCAAAGTAGTGATAACGGGAGACATAACCCAGATAGACCTTCCCAAAAAGGAGGAGTCGGGTCTGGTAGAGGCTATAAAGGTACTACAGGGGATAGAAGAGATAGCCTTCGTGTGGTTTTCCCAAGAAGACGTAGTTAGGCACCCCATAGTGGCGAGGATAATAAGGGCTTATGAGGAGTACGAAAAACAAAGTTCTTCTGAGAGTGGAGAGAGGAAGAGTAAGAAGAAGGTGGTTAAAGGCTCTACTGCTGAAGGCTCTTGA
- a CDS encoding damage-control phosphatase ARMT1 family protein, producing the protein MRSHPECVPCLLQQGLNAVQKLNLSADQQMHILLELARYLASHQDLTLSPAHYAYHIQRLVKEVTGVEDPFYQVKKVSNRVALKLLQELSQLPTEDPLERAIKLSGAGNAVDFAIAQQLDLEERVKEILNTEPALFEYPLFLERLQKAEKVLIIGDNAGEIVLDRLLVEELIKRGKEVIYAVKGAPILNDALMEDAEEAGLTSLCRVVSNGSDRVGTVLEDCSQEFRRLFQEAHLVISKGQANFETLSKADREIFFLLTVKCLPIERETGGKKGRIFFGTCQGKKNRYTF; encoded by the coding sequence GTGAGGTCACATCCTGAGTGCGTTCCGTGTCTTCTTCAACAGGGACTCAACGCAGTACAGAAGTTGAACCTTTCGGCAGACCAACAGATGCATATACTTCTGGAACTGGCACGCTACTTAGCTTCTCATCAGGACCTTACCCTCTCACCGGCTCACTACGCTTATCACATACAGAGACTGGTAAAGGAAGTTACGGGAGTGGAGGACCCCTTCTACCAAGTCAAAAAAGTATCCAACCGTGTGGCTCTAAAACTTTTGCAGGAGCTTTCCCAGCTTCCTACAGAGGATCCTCTGGAGAGGGCCATAAAGCTGTCAGGCGCTGGCAACGCGGTGGACTTTGCCATAGCCCAGCAACTGGACCTTGAGGAAAGGGTTAAGGAGATCCTCAACACCGAACCTGCCCTCTTTGAGTACCCTCTCTTTTTGGAGAGACTTCAGAAGGCAGAAAAGGTGCTCATTATAGGAGATAACGCAGGTGAGATAGTTTTGGATCGCTTGCTGGTGGAGGAACTCATCAAGAGAGGTAAGGAAGTGATATACGCCGTGAAAGGTGCTCCCATCCTCAACGACGCTCTTATGGAGGATGCAGAGGAAGCCGGCCTCACTTCCCTCTGCCGAGTTGTCAGTAACGGTTCCGATAGGGTAGGTACAGTTCTGGAAGATTGTTCCCAAGAGTTTCGGCGCCTTTTCCAAGAGGCTCACCTGGTTATAAGTAAGGGGCAGGCCAACTTTGAAACCCTATCAAAGGCAGACAGAGAGATCTTCTTTCTTCTCACTGTGAAGTGTCTTCCTATAGAGAGGGAGACAGGAGGGAAGAAAGGTAGGATCTTTTTCGGAACTTGTCAAGGGAAGAAAAATCGTTATACTTTTTAA
- a CDS encoding deoxyribonuclease IV — MPLFGLHVSSAGSWVLTFERAKELNAEVFQFFLRSPRSWKIKEYTPEILHQFIEKRKNWKGPLMVHAPYLINLATDKEDLLETSVRVVAEELALCDQLLIDYYVLHPGTAHGDVREAVRKVVSSLEKILSIYEPKHTMLLIENTAGERGDIGKSVEELALLTEPFPHDKVGVCIDTCHAFAYGYAINTAEGFELFKLSLDGKVGIQRVKAIHCNDSKVPLGARKDRHQHIGYGYIGRDGFANFLRDEYFSQLPYYLETPKEGDWDTKNLNTLKELYSEVTS, encoded by the coding sequence ATGCCCCTTTTTGGACTTCACGTCTCTTCAGCGGGTTCTTGGGTCCTCACCTTTGAAAGGGCTAAAGAGCTAAATGCGGAGGTTTTTCAGTTCTTCCTTAGAAGTCCCAGAAGCTGGAAGATAAAAGAGTATACCCCCGAAATCTTACATCAGTTTATTGAAAAGCGTAAAAACTGGAAAGGCCCCCTCATGGTACACGCACCTTACCTTATAAACTTGGCCACAGATAAGGAGGATCTCCTGGAAACTTCCGTCAGAGTTGTGGCGGAGGAATTAGCGCTGTGTGACCAGCTTCTGATAGACTACTACGTTTTGCATCCTGGAACCGCTCACGGAGATGTGAGGGAAGCCGTCAGAAAAGTTGTGTCTTCCTTAGAGAAGATCCTGAGTATCTACGAACCTAAACACACCATGCTACTCATAGAGAACACTGCCGGGGAGAGGGGAGATATAGGTAAGAGTGTGGAGGAACTGGCCCTTCTTACAGAGCCTTTTCCTCACGATAAGGTGGGGGTGTGTATAGACACTTGTCATGCTTTTGCTTATGGTTATGCCATCAACACAGCAGAAGGCTTTGAACTCTTTAAGCTATCCCTGGACGGTAAGGTGGGTATACAGAGGGTTAAGGCCATACACTGCAACGACTCTAAAGTACCTCTGGGAGCAAGGAAGGATCGTCATCAACACATAGGGTATGGTTACATAGGGCGTGATGGCTTTGCCAACTTTCTTCGGGACGAGTATTTTTCCCAACTACCCTACTATCTTGAGACACCTAAGGAAGGGGATTGGGATACTAAGAACCTAAACACCCTTAAGGAGCTCTACAGTGAGGTCACATCCTGA
- a CDS encoding DHH family phosphoesterase, which yields MLEERVPLIDLLSREEGSILIASHENPDADTLGSALALYLFLKKKGKRVYVGCKDPVPHFLDFLPGASEVVRLPLPQVFSVAIVVDASGFYRVGAPVDAYTRVRIDHHIGGEFYGEYDYIDTEAPATASLVYKLLKLWDEKEIDPQIAECLYAGLATDTGFFRYSNTNAEVFQMAKELTQLGADPYRTYTMFSERESLAKMKLISRVLDTLTLYEDGKVAGIVILDRFLRETGAQYPDTEGLVNFPRSIEGVEVAFALIEKPDEGVFKVSLRSKNGVNVARIAERLGGGGHRYASGCKIRAGSVEEALQKLLHSIRQELVEEKVKV from the coding sequence ATGTTGGAGGAAAGGGTACCTCTCATAGATTTGCTGAGTAGAGAAGAGGGAAGTATTCTCATAGCTTCCCACGAAAACCCGGATGCAGACACTTTGGGTAGTGCGTTGGCCCTTTATCTCTTCCTCAAGAAGAAGGGTAAGAGGGTTTACGTAGGTTGTAAGGATCCTGTGCCTCACTTTTTGGACTTTCTGCCAGGAGCTTCGGAGGTGGTGAGACTTCCCCTACCTCAGGTTTTCAGCGTGGCGATAGTGGTGGATGCCTCCGGCTTTTACAGGGTAGGAGCGCCCGTTGATGCCTACACACGGGTACGTATAGACCACCACATAGGAGGAGAGTTTTACGGAGAGTACGATTACATAGATACGGAGGCTCCTGCCACAGCCAGTTTAGTTTACAAACTCCTCAAACTCTGGGATGAGAAGGAGATAGATCCTCAGATAGCCGAGTGTCTCTATGCGGGACTTGCTACCGATACAGGCTTTTTCAGGTACTCCAACACCAACGCCGAAGTGTTTCAGATGGCCAAAGAACTAACTCAGCTGGGAGCAGACCCTTACAGAACTTACACCATGTTCAGCGAAAGAGAGTCTTTGGCCAAGATGAAGCTCATATCCCGTGTTCTGGATACCCTCACCCTCTACGAGGACGGTAAGGTGGCCGGTATAGTGATTCTGGACCGTTTCCTCCGTGAGACAGGTGCCCAGTATCCGGACACAGAAGGTTTGGTGAACTTCCCACGTAGTATAGAGGGTGTAGAAGTGGCCTTTGCCCTGATAGAAAAACCCGACGAAGGTGTGTTTAAGGTGTCTTTACGATCCAAAAACGGTGTCAACGTGGCACGTATAGCGGAGAGATTGGGAGGTGGTGGTCACAGGTACGCCAGCGGTTGTAAGATAAGAGCCGGTTCTGTGGAAGAAGCCCTTCAGAAACTCCTACACTCCATACGGCAAGAGCTGGTGGAGGAAAAGGTAAAGGTCTGA
- the folD gene encoding bifunctional methylenetetrahydrofolate dehydrogenase/methenyltetrahydrofolate cyclohydrolase FolD, with translation MEKGVIPQILDGKAVAEVIREQIRREIEFYVTKGLRPPCLAVVLVGDDPPSHIYVKNKRLACEKVGITSLLYHLPANTSSEELLDLIADLNARDEVDGILVQLPLPPHIPLHEVITAISPRKDVDGFTPENMGKLIARMEDGFIPCTPLGIDLLLRHYNIPLKGKDVVVVGAGFIVGRPLSMLLLWRDATVTVCHIHTKDLKRHTLTADILISATGVPHLIKGDMVKEGAVVIDVGISRLGDKIVGDVDYQSVKDKASAITPVPGGVGPMTVTALLLNTLKAYKRNIKGLNLNRL, from the coding sequence ATGGAAAAGGGCGTGATACCCCAGATTTTGGACGGCAAGGCGGTAGCAGAGGTCATAAGAGAACAGATAAGGAGAGAGATAGAGTTTTACGTAACGAAAGGTTTAAGACCCCCGTGTCTGGCGGTGGTTCTGGTGGGAGACGATCCTCCAAGTCATATATACGTAAAGAACAAACGCCTTGCCTGTGAAAAGGTGGGTATAACTTCCTTACTGTACCATCTTCCTGCCAACACATCCAGTGAAGAGCTTTTGGATCTCATAGCGGATCTTAACGCTCGCGATGAGGTGGACGGTATACTGGTTCAATTGCCTTTACCTCCCCATATACCCCTACACGAAGTGATAACGGCCATCTCTCCTCGCAAGGACGTGGACGGTTTCACACCCGAAAACATGGGTAAACTGATAGCCCGCATGGAGGATGGTTTTATACCCTGCACTCCCTTAGGGATAGACCTTCTCCTCCGTCACTACAACATACCCCTCAAAGGTAAAGATGTGGTGGTGGTGGGTGCAGGTTTCATAGTGGGAAGACCTCTCAGCATGCTACTGCTGTGGAGGGATGCTACCGTAACCGTATGCCACATTCACACCAAGGACCTGAAGCGCCACACCCTTACCGCAGATATCCTCATATCTGCCACAGGAGTCCCACACCTCATAAAAGGTGACATGGTGAAGGAAGGTGCCGTGGTCATAGACGTAGGCATATCCCGTTTGGGAGACAAGATAGTGGGGGATGTGGATTACCAATCTGTGAAGGATAAGGCTTCGGCCATAACTCCCGTACCGGGTGGTGTGGGTCCCATGACGGTAACAGCTCTCCTTCTTAATACTCTAAAAGCTTACAAGAGGAACATAAAGGGATTAAATTTAAACAGGTTATAA